Proteins co-encoded in one Verrucomicrobiota bacterium genomic window:
- the fliE gene encoding flagellar hook-basal body complex protein FliE, translating into MNDINSFFPIEGSQGVGASRLSPSRQFPIESSGNPSIKAFELPKPIEKAHSLDSARGVSNEPETWGHMVQQMVKDVNQAQKNAGYKIRDVLSGGSTTVHEAMIASQKSGVAFRVLAEVRNKALETYKEIIKIQV; encoded by the coding sequence ATGAATGATATAAACTCGTTCTTTCCGATAGAAGGTTCTCAAGGGGTAGGCGCTAGCCGTTTATCTCCATCTCGGCAATTTCCCATTGAGTCCTCTGGAAATCCTTCTATTAAAGCTTTTGAATTACCTAAACCGATTGAAAAAGCACATTCGTTAGATTCAGCACGAGGAGTTTCAAACGAGCCTGAAACATGGGGTCATATGGTCCAACAAATGGTTAAGGATGTGAATCAAGCACAGAAGAATGCTGGCTATAAAATCAGAGATGTTTTGAGTGGAGGCTCAACAACGGTGCATGAGGCGATGATTGCTTCACAGAAATCCGGAGTCGCTTTTCGAGTATTAGCAGAAGTTAGAAATAAAGCTCTAGAGACTTATAAGGAAATTATAAAGATTCAAGTTTGA